A DNA window from Actinomadura luzonensis contains the following coding sequences:
- a CDS encoding ChbG/HpnK family deacetylase, with protein sequence MTRRLVITADDLGREPGSTDVILALLAEGNVSATTLICVSPDAGRAAARARELGVLPRLHVTLTSERDVPRWRPLGGPASLADPDGTLSDDPWVLGARGEAGDVIAEAGAQLRWMRERGLAPVAADSHAGTLYGLHGRSWLGGTLAWCARHGLAFRLPRDPEPYFGGPLPPELAAAHAAAVAQADALGVAIPRTIATNRRTAHDLGSYERLRDDYLRRLAALPEGTSELFLHPSREDAVAGPDGVVRSWETRLLRDPVWHRALEKEEIEVVPGWWP encoded by the coding sequence ATGACCCGCCGCCTCGTGATCACCGCCGACGACCTCGGGCGCGAACCCGGCTCGACCGACGTCATCCTCGCGCTGCTCGCCGAGGGGAACGTCAGCGCGACGACGCTCATCTGCGTCTCGCCGGACGCCGGCCGGGCCGCCGCGCGCGCACGGGAGCTCGGCGTGCTCCCGCGCCTGCACGTGACGCTGACCAGCGAGCGCGACGTCCCGCGCTGGCGGCCGCTCGGCGGCCCGGCGAGCCTCGCCGACCCGGACGGGACGCTCAGCGACGACCCGTGGGTCCTCGGCGCGCGCGGCGAGGCCGGGGACGTCATCGCCGAGGCCGGCGCGCAACTGCGCTGGATGCGCGAGAGGGGACTCGCGCCCGTCGCGGCCGACTCCCACGCCGGCACCCTCTACGGCCTGCACGGCAGGTCCTGGCTCGGCGGGACGCTGGCCTGGTGCGCCCGCCACGGCCTGGCCTTCCGGCTGCCCCGCGACCCCGAGCCGTACTTCGGCGGGCCGCTGCCGCCGGAACTGGCCGCGGCCCACGCGGCCGCCGTCGCGCAGGCCGACGCGCTCGGCGTGGCCATCCCGCGGACCATCGCCACGAACCGCCGCACGGCCCACGACCTCGGCTCCTACGAGCGGCTGCGCGACGACTACCTGCGCCGCCTCGCGGCCCTGCCCGAGGGCACGAGCGAGCTGTTCCTGCACCCGTCGCGCGAGGACGCGGTCGCCGGGCCGGACGGCGTCGTGCGGAGCTGGGAGACGCGGCTCCTCCGCGACCCGGTCTGGCACCGGGCGCTGGAGAAGGAGGAGATCGAGGTCGTCCCCGGCTGGTGGCCCTGA
- a CDS encoding Ohr family peroxiredoxin, translating to MAVTYTGVVTVTGEGRNGGRAAADDGLLDTTLAIPKEFGGAGGATNPEQLLAAGWGACFLGAVRRAAAERGVRLTSTAVTVEVTLTHGDDGEFGLGAVLNLELGGVDERTAAELGEAAHRICPYSKATRGNIPVTVRASAA from the coding sequence ATGGCAGTCACCTACACCGGGGTCGTCACCGTGACCGGCGAGGGCCGCAACGGCGGCCGCGCCGCCGCCGACGACGGCCTCCTCGACACCACGCTCGCCATCCCGAAGGAGTTCGGCGGCGCCGGCGGCGCCACCAACCCCGAGCAGCTCCTCGCCGCGGGCTGGGGCGCCTGCTTCCTCGGCGCGGTCAGGAGGGCCGCGGCCGAACGCGGGGTCCGGCTCACCAGCACCGCCGTCACCGTCGAGGTGACCCTTACGCACGGCGACGACGGCGAGTTCGGCCTCGGCGCGGTGCTCAACCTGGAGCTGGGCGGCGTCGACGAGCGAACCGCCGCCGAGCTCGGCGAGGCCGCGCACCGCATCTGCCCCTACTCCAAGGCCACGCGCGGCAACATCCCCGTCACCGTCAGGGCGAGCGCCGCCTGA
- a CDS encoding molybdopterin-dependent oxidoreductase, whose protein sequence is MTDRHDPARGGPPLARRVLLATLGAGAAALAAAPVLRGGWESAVAAISRNDPTGLSGLLPGPGGFRYFSVAGSVPERTAADYRLEIGGLVERPRAYTLADLRALPQTRVVGDVTCTDGWQVPGAAFSGVLLSHLLDRAGVRAQGGAVRFTCFDGVYSESLTLDQARRPDVLVALDLMDAPLGHDRGGPVRLYVAPMYFYKSAKWLSGITVTEQVVPGYWEEYGYDVDGWLDRRA, encoded by the coding sequence ATGACCGACCGCCACGACCCGGCGCGCGGCGGGCCGCCCCTCGCGCGCCGGGTGCTCCTCGCGACCCTCGGCGCGGGCGCCGCCGCCCTCGCCGCGGCCCCCGTCCTGCGCGGCGGCTGGGAGAGCGCGGTCGCGGCGATCTCCCGCAACGACCCCACCGGCCTCAGCGGGCTGCTGCCCGGGCCGGGCGGCTTCCGCTACTTCAGCGTCGCGGGCTCCGTGCCGGAGCGCACCGCGGCCGACTACCGGCTGGAGATCGGCGGCCTGGTCGAACGCCCGCGCGCGTACACGCTGGCCGACCTGCGGGCGCTGCCCCAGACGCGGGTCGTCGGCGACGTGACCTGCACCGACGGCTGGCAGGTGCCGGGCGCGGCCTTCTCGGGAGTGCTGCTGTCGCACCTGCTCGACCGGGCCGGGGTGCGGGCCCAGGGCGGGGCGGTCCGCTTCACCTGCTTCGACGGCGTCTACAGCGAGAGCCTGACGCTCGACCAGGCCCGCCGCCCCGACGTGCTGGTGGCCCTCGACCTGATGGACGCGCCGCTCGGCCACGACCGCGGCGGCCCGGTCCGGCTCTACGTCGCGCCGATGTACTTCTACAAGTCGGCCAAGTGGCTGTCCGGCATCACCGTCACCGAGCAGGTCGTGCCGGGTTACTGGGAGGAGTACGGCTATGACGTCGACGGCTGGCTCGACCGGCGCGCCTGA
- a CDS encoding cytochrome b/b6 domain-containing protein, producing MTSTAGSTGAPEPLLRRFTRAERLVHRATAGLMLLCGASAACLYVTPLAELVGRRHLVMVAHQWSGLLLPVPLLLGLASRALRADLGRLNRLAPYDREWLRGLRGGGRGPRPAGKFNAGQKIWAGWIAGAVPVMAGTGLLMWFGGLLPWIPRRDAILVHDLTALAIAVVVAGHVRLALRDPGARRGMRTGWVTRRWARRHHPRWADPPVTDPTATDPTATEPTATEPTATGPDGRAGP from the coding sequence ATGACGTCGACGGCTGGCTCGACCGGCGCGCCTGAGCCGCTGCTGCGGCGCTTCACCCGCGCCGAGCGCCTGGTCCACCGGGCCACCGCCGGGCTCATGCTGCTGTGCGGGGCGTCGGCGGCCTGCCTGTACGTCACGCCGCTGGCCGAGCTGGTCGGCCGCCGCCACCTGGTGATGGTCGCGCACCAGTGGTCGGGGCTGCTGCTGCCCGTGCCGCTTCTGCTGGGGCTGGCCTCCCGCGCCCTGCGCGCCGATCTGGGCCGGCTGAACCGGCTGGCGCCGTACGACCGGGAGTGGCTGCGCGGGCTGCGAGGGGGCGGGCGGGGGCCGCGTCCGGCGGGGAAGTTCAACGCCGGGCAGAAGATCTGGGCGGGCTGGATCGCCGGGGCCGTGCCGGTGATGGCGGGCACCGGCCTGCTGATGTGGTTCGGCGGGCTCCTGCCGTGGATACCGCGCCGCGACGCGATCCTCGTGCACGACCTGACGGCCCTGGCGATCGCGGTCGTCGTGGCCGGGCACGTCCGGCTGGCGCTGCGCGATCCGGGGGCGCGGCGCGGGATGCGCACGGGGTGGGTGACGCGGCGGTGGGCGCGGCGGCACCACCCGCGCTGGGCGGATCCACCTGTGACAGACCCGACCGCGACAGACCCGACCGCGACGGAACCGACCGCGACGGAGCCGACCGCGACGGGGCCGGACGGCCGCGCCGGGCCGTGA